The region ACTGCAGGGCCTTAACATAGTCCGGATATTGAGCCCGAAACCAGGGCGGCAAGTAAATAAACATCGCGGGGAGACGTTCCTCCAAGAACCCACTGGGCAAGGACATTATCCTGCCATATCGCGATCCATGATCCGAAAGGAAGATCACAATACTGTGATCAAACACACCATCTTCCTTGAAGTCCAGTAAATACTGCAAAACGTAGTCCTCCATTTTTGAGGGCATCTGAAAGCTGTCGTGACTGAAGCTGTTCGACCAGAAGAGTCCCCAAATGGGACGCTCGTCCACGTAACGCCTCGCAAACTCCCTAGCCATATCGTAGGCGTAGCTGCTAGCAATCCGTCGACCGATGCAGTACCTCATCGAGCAGTCATTGCACTTCCAGACATTCATACCAGACTCGAAGGCCTTTTGAGAGGGCCTAAGGTAATAGTCGGTGGGTTGTTCCAAAAAACCGGGCTTGCAGTAGTTGAATGTTTCTATGCCACTTTCATCCTCACCATAGGCGGTGAGATAGCTGGCATTCTGGAGGTACTTCCAAATAAAGGGGGTCCGGTCAAAACACCCCTTCTCGTGCCAGTCGCAGACCTTTTTCAAGGCCGAGTCTTTATCGTAACCCGTCAAAATGGCCAGCAGGTTGGGAAAGGTATTGTCTCCTATCTAGGTAGCTAAAAGTGTTAAAGGAGTGTATTAACAGGGTCACTGTTTTACCCACCTTATTGTATCCCTGCAGCTCAAACCAACCTTCGTTCGTTAGGAACTTGTATACCTTGGGCATGGTTCGACGTAAATTAATTCGCGACAAGGAGTCTATTCCGAACATTAGGACACTCGGCTTTCGCTTAGACGGTTCCATCGAGAGTCCTGGGGGAAGTGGCTTGTTTTGAATCAGGGTATAGGCATCGCTCTGCAGAATATCCGACTCGTTGCCAAGCCGATGACAGGCCAAGATCAGGCCCTGAACATGCAAGGGCACCTCGTAGTTCTGGGAAAAGTATTTGCGCTCCAGCCTGCAATGCCAATAAAATGTGAGCTCGCGTTCAACTAGAATATTATCAAAGGGCATTTACTTGTCATAGCTGTCATGGGATCTTTCGCGTATTACCTCCTGATAATAGCAGTTGTACTCCACCTCGTTGGAGTTCAAAAGTATAGAGGCTAGAGTCTCATTGATGAACAACATATATCTCTGCCGACTGACGTCATAGATCGGGGTCACCAGGGCGGTTTCGTTGGAGCAGGTCTCGAAATGCTCTCTACGGAATATTGCCATAGCATCCGAATCAAAGGGGTTCACATACGGAATCTTGCACTGGGCGGTATTCACGAAGAAAAGCGGCTGGACTTCCTCCTTCTCTTCAGGACTTACTTCCTCCGGAAGGACATCAGTCTCAGAGCTGCCTGATTCTTCCACTTCAAGTTCAACAGCTCTGGACTCCTCGCTAATTTTTGCAATCTTAATACTTGCATTTTGGTGTGAAAGACTGAAAAATACAGTAATAGCCACTAAGCTGAGAACTAGCCATTTAAGGAACGGACGGAATGGGGTTATCTTCATTTGGAGACCGCTGACAGAGTGAGCAGACGGCGTACAATACCTTAACTATTTTTAACTGACTCAGTTCTTTTGGCGGCATCCACTAATTACGGGAACTCTTGTCGAAGGCACGCGTAGTACCAACCGGAAGccactttttaatttactaaaaGAATTGTTTCCAATTACATGTCGTGAACAACCCAACTGATAATGAAGGAAACAGTTTTTAATGCTTCACTTAGTTAACAGACATA is a window of Drosophila biarmipes strain raj3 chromosome 3R, RU_DBia_V1.1, whole genome shotgun sequence DNA encoding:
- the LOC108024305 gene encoding uncharacterized protein LOC108024305, with product MAIFRREHFETCSNETALVTPIYDVSRQRYMLFINETLASILLNSNEVEYNCYYQEVIRERSHDSYDKLERKYFSQNYEVPLHVQGLILACHRLGNESDILQSDAYTLIQNKPLPPGLSMEPSKRKPSVLMFGIDSLSRINLRRTMPKVYKFLTNEGWFELQGYNKIGDNTFPNLLAILTGYDKDSALKKVCDWHEKGCFDRTPFIWKYLQNASYLTAYGEDESGIETFNYCKPGFLEQPTDYYLRPSQKAFESGMNVWKCNDCSMRYCIGRRIASSYAYDMAREFARRYVDERPIWGLFWSNSFSHDSFQMPSKMEDYVLQYLLDFKEDGVFDHSIVIFLSDHGSRYGRIMSLPSGFLEERLPAMFIYLPPWFRAQYPDYVKALQLNKNRLTSNYDLHNTLKHIIELGGTPDGPKLPKAADCPKCQSVFLPVDESRTCEDAGIPEHYCTCVPYKRLKVDWAKRIAPLVIGRINEYLAGRNLSDICSELSLSYIHETEMKIDLDQNFHDDMPFIEVATYRTMFKVKQNSADFRATVLFNNVTGTVDVEVPTISRLDSYEKVSTCVNDKTDKMYCICKSDIKE